A genome region from Yoonia vestfoldensis includes the following:
- a CDS encoding LysR family transcriptional regulator, whose amino-acid sequence MPPHSTKRDQLIRHGLKLTHLRLMAALDETRQISAAATQIAISQPAASRLLAEIERIVGMKLYQRHPRGVTLNEAGCLLGQRARRMLRTLDDAGREIAEIGSGQRGSVNIGAVTGPAIELVLPVIREARLIYPDHEITIDVDTSDRLAEGLLSGRLDFYLGRVVPGLDSSAFDMRVIGEEALSLILRSGHPLLDRAEVSLQDCLAYDWVMQPPGGLLRDTVDRYLLEHHHRPPAHIVNATSLLMILAIVTRTDAIAPISRAVADFYTGADGLSAKIQTLPIAHQLAVAPFGIVTLRDYDLPAASAAVHRMLVKQLGSGPAPGAL is encoded by the coding sequence TTGCCACCGCACAGCACCAAACGGGATCAGCTGATCCGCCACGGCCTGAAGCTGACGCATCTGCGGCTTATGGCGGCACTTGATGAAACGCGACAGATCAGCGCCGCTGCGACGCAGATCGCGATCAGCCAGCCCGCGGCCTCGCGGCTTTTGGCAGAGATCGAACGCATTGTCGGGATGAAACTCTATCAGCGCCATCCGCGCGGCGTGACCCTGAACGAGGCAGGCTGCCTGTTGGGCCAACGCGCAAGACGGATGCTGCGCACTTTGGACGACGCCGGGCGCGAAATCGCCGAAATCGGCAGCGGCCAGCGTGGATCGGTCAATATCGGCGCTGTCACCGGCCCCGCGATAGAGCTTGTCCTGCCGGTCATCCGCGAGGCGCGGCTGATCTATCCGGATCACGAGATCACAATTGACGTGGACACCAGCGACAGGCTGGCAGAAGGGCTGCTGAGCGGCAGGCTCGATTTCTATCTGGGTCGGGTGGTGCCGGGTCTTGATAGCAGCGCGTTTGATATGCGGGTAATCGGCGAGGAAGCTCTTAGCCTTATCCTGCGCAGCGGCCATCCTTTGTTGGACCGGGCTGAGGTCAGCCTGCAAGATTGCCTTGCCTATGATTGGGTCATGCAGCCGCCGGGCGGCTTGCTGCGCGATACCGTCGACCGCTATCTGCTGGAACATCATCACAGGCCGCCGGCGCATATCGTAAACGCAACATCGCTATTGATGATCCTGGCGATCGTGACCCGCACAGATGCGATCGCACCGATATCGCGCGCTGTGGCTGATTTCTACACCGGGGCTGACGGGCTGTCGGCCAAGATCCAAACGCTGCCAATCGCGCATCAGCTGGCGGTTGCCCCGTTTGGAATTGTGACTTTGCGCGATTACGACCTGCCCGCAGCGAGCGCCGCAGTTCACCGGATGCTGGTTAAGCAGCTGGGCAGTGGCCCGGCGCCAGGAGCACTGTAG
- a CDS encoding AAA family ATPase, producing the protein MPITNANIQTEVDALRAILDWSKERPAWQRDALRRLLQNGELTDADIVALVELCKDQSKPSHPLREEDVSAQKAGAPTVALKSIRNIQNVNALAEKQTLSFIPKGITIIYGDNGAGKSGYVRILKRSCRARNAKGNKEPILPNIYEKAKGPQYAELEYHAGAQTRKATWQTDQPADALLSEISVFDSRTANVHVEETNDLAYTPFPMKVLERLVAACRSVKETIDSEIAAIKAQTPRSVLNPSCSPNTAVGQMMAKLGKDTKPEGVEALAALSDEEAARLAELAADFAHDPDATARRLRAQKTRLESIRTRLQTLRAAASNENAGQLATLSSDLLAKMEAARLASAALFKNEPLEGVGSETWRILWEAARAYSTAEAYPDTAFPVTGEEARCVLCQQELSEEAVSRVQQFQAFIQDCTQQDEEAARRAFSAFVDTLRSAWLGRRTRLEDRRFLADEFGIQDLAAAYKSFTVRTLWRLRAVLRGGADVALPLPILDELGLDAMIDALDIRANALLADEESPERKALRAELSGLQDRQWLAGVKDDVLAEIRRAKDVDALNTALKDTKQNTITAKNTELSRALITERLRGRFSQEINHLGLAGLAIELEQAGSQSGISRFKVSLMHKKSENAGTILSEGEYRCVALAGFLAELATNDSESGIIFDDPVSSLDHLHREAIAKRLAEEGRKRQVIVFTHDLPFLFLLRNACVQVDDPALKTEVAVRHIQKRQDTSGFCRNEPPEKAQDALSRLKTMRIHLAKARVQYDNDPDGTDWLMTARGLTDSLRQTWEAAVEDSIAPVLRTFSSKVNTKGFAKLSAITEQHAKTMRHHYGECSILLHKISDAMNPVAPTPDRIEKELDALTVWLDDVSTRQKQI; encoded by the coding sequence TTGCCGATAACAAACGCGAATATTCAAACTGAAGTTGACGCATTGCGGGCAATCCTCGACTGGTCGAAGGAGCGTCCCGCTTGGCAGCGCGATGCCCTTCGGCGCCTTCTCCAAAACGGCGAACTGACCGACGCTGACATCGTGGCGCTCGTCGAGCTATGCAAGGACCAATCGAAGCCATCGCATCCCCTGAGGGAAGAGGACGTCTCGGCTCAGAAAGCAGGTGCGCCAACAGTGGCGCTGAAGAGCATTCGCAACATCCAGAACGTTAACGCACTCGCCGAGAAGCAAACTCTTTCCTTTATCCCGAAAGGGATTACGATCATCTACGGCGACAACGGCGCAGGTAAGTCCGGCTATGTCCGTATCCTGAAGCGCTCCTGCCGGGCCAGGAACGCAAAGGGCAACAAGGAGCCAATTCTTCCCAACATCTACGAAAAAGCCAAAGGGCCACAATACGCAGAGCTTGAGTACCATGCCGGGGCTCAGACGCGAAAGGCGACGTGGCAGACCGACCAGCCCGCCGATGCACTTCTTTCTGAAATCAGCGTCTTCGACTCCCGCACCGCCAACGTTCACGTGGAGGAAACCAACGATCTCGCCTACACGCCATTTCCGATGAAAGTGCTCGAACGGCTGGTCGCGGCTTGCAGGTCGGTCAAGGAGACGATTGACAGCGAGATCGCGGCGATCAAGGCGCAGACCCCGCGCAGCGTTTTAAATCCTTCATGTTCGCCAAACACTGCCGTTGGGCAGATGATGGCAAAGCTCGGGAAGGATACGAAGCCGGAAGGCGTTGAAGCCCTGGCCGCGTTGAGCGACGAAGAGGCAGCGCGCCTTGCTGAACTGGCTGCGGATTTCGCCCACGACCCCGACGCCACGGCGCGGCGGCTCCGGGCGCAGAAGACCCGGCTCGAGAGCATCCGAACGAGGCTTCAGACTTTACGGGCCGCGGCCTCCAACGAAAACGCCGGGCAGCTGGCAACGCTCTCTTCCGATCTCCTCGCCAAAATGGAGGCGGCCAGGCTCGCTTCCGCCGCGCTCTTCAAAAACGAGCCGCTGGAGGGCGTTGGATCGGAAACCTGGCGGATACTCTGGGAGGCAGCGCGCGCTTATTCCACCGCCGAAGCCTATCCGGACACAGCTTTCCCGGTCACCGGCGAGGAAGCCCGCTGCGTCCTTTGCCAACAAGAACTCAGCGAAGAGGCGGTAAGCCGCGTGCAGCAGTTCCAGGCGTTCATTCAGGACTGCACCCAACAGGATGAAGAAGCCGCCCGGCGCGCGTTCTCAGCCTTCGTCGACACTTTGCGCAGCGCTTGGCTCGGTCGCAGGACACGTCTGGAAGACCGCAGGTTCCTCGCAGACGAATTCGGGATCCAAGACCTCGCGGCTGCTTACAAGTCATTCACAGTCAGGACTTTATGGCGACTTCGCGCAGTGCTCCGGGGCGGCGCAGACGTCGCTCTGCCATTGCCGATCCTGGACGAGCTCGGTCTCGATGCCATGATCGATGCCCTCGATATCCGCGCCAACGCGCTGCTCGCCGATGAGGAAAGCCCCGAACGAAAGGCGCTGAGGGCTGAACTTTCCGGGCTGCAAGACCGGCAGTGGCTCGCCGGGGTGAAAGACGACGTGCTTGCCGAAATCAGACGTGCGAAGGATGTCGACGCGCTTAACACGGCCTTGAAGGACACGAAGCAGAACACGATCACTGCGAAAAACACCGAGTTGTCGAGGGCCCTGATCACCGAGCGGCTCCGCGGGCGCTTTTCCCAGGAAATCAATCACCTCGGTCTCGCAGGGCTGGCGATCGAGCTTGAACAGGCGGGTTCGCAAAGCGGGATCTCCCGGTTCAAAGTCAGCCTGATGCACAAAAAGTCGGAGAATGCCGGAACGATCCTCAGTGAAGGCGAATACCGCTGCGTCGCGCTTGCCGGCTTCCTCGCCGAGCTCGCTACGAATGACAGCGAGTCCGGCATCATCTTCGACGATCCCGTCTCGTCTCTGGACCATCTCCACCGTGAAGCCATCGCCAAACGTCTGGCCGAGGAAGGGCGCAAACGTCAGGTGATCGTCTTCACCCACGACCTCCCGTTTCTCTTCCTTCTGCGCAACGCCTGCGTTCAGGTGGACGATCCCGCGCTGAAGACAGAGGTGGCGGTCCGCCACATTCAGAAGCGGCAGGACACATCGGGCTTTTGCAGGAACGAGCCGCCCGAGAAGGCGCAGGATGCACTCTCTCGCCTCAAGACAATGCGCATCCACCTCGCGAAAGCAAGGGTCCAGTATGACAACGATCCGGACGGCACAGACTGGCTGATGACCGCCCGCGGGCTCACCGACAGCCTTCGTCAGACGTGGGAGGCCGCTGTCGAGGATTCAATTGCGCCTGTGCTCCGTACCTTCTCCAGCAAAGTGAACACGAAGGGCTTTGCCAAACTCTCAGCAATCACCGAGCAGCACGCCAAGACCATGCGCCATCACTATGGGGAATGCTCAATACTGCTTCACAAGATTTCGGATGCGATGAACCCCGTCGCTCCAACGCCTGACCGTATCGAGAAGGAACTTGACGCATTAACGGTCTGGCTCGACGATGTCTCAACCCGACAGAAGCAAATTTGA
- a CDS encoding helix-turn-helix transcriptional regulator, with the protein MSFQKAQDLLKLAGMSASRHGGITVKEVAEAFSVNERTAQRMIAALKDVFPSISHQTDSERRRRWKLRDTSMLGMQGLYRRELVALEASIIRAEREGAHIELEALRSLRDRLVATLPSAQARSMEVDAEAILEAKGYACRPGPKVKTSPAVLNVVSAALRGPFRLIIRYKGAQDAKPHRRVIEPYGILLGTRHYLIARDTAKDANLRRFRMDRIAKAEITNDWFEKDKGFDLEAYAARSFGSFHSDEEFTRVVWRFSPAAAPTAREFEFHPRQEVTDLEDGGLLVSFEASGLVEMAWHLAKWGREVEVVEPAALREMALAHRNASVRVLP; encoded by the coding sequence ATGTCGTTCCAAAAGGCACAAGACCTGTTGAAGCTTGCAGGCATGTCGGCCAGCCGGCACGGTGGGATCACTGTAAAGGAGGTCGCCGAAGCGTTCAGCGTGAATGAACGGACCGCCCAGCGCATGATTGCTGCCCTGAAAGATGTCTTTCCAAGTATCTCCCATCAGACGGACAGCGAGCGGCGTCGCCGGTGGAAGCTGCGCGACACCAGCATGCTCGGCATGCAGGGGCTCTATCGCCGCGAACTCGTAGCACTCGAGGCCAGCATCATACGGGCTGAGCGGGAGGGGGCGCATATTGAATTGGAGGCGCTGCGGTCGCTGCGGGATCGCTTGGTGGCAACCTTGCCGTCAGCACAGGCCCGAAGCATGGAGGTGGATGCCGAGGCGATCCTCGAGGCCAAAGGCTATGCTTGCCGCCCTGGCCCGAAGGTCAAAACCTCTCCGGCTGTGCTAAACGTCGTTTCGGCTGCCCTCAGAGGGCCGTTCCGGCTCATCATCCGATACAAGGGAGCGCAGGACGCGAAGCCGCACAGGCGCGTGATCGAGCCATACGGGATCCTGCTCGGCACGCGGCATTACTTGATTGCGCGCGATACAGCTAAGGATGCCAACCTGCGCCGCTTTCGAATGGATCGCATCGCGAAAGCCGAAATCACCAATGACTGGTTCGAGAAGGACAAGGGGTTCGATCTTGAGGCCTACGCCGCCAGATCGTTCGGGTCGTTTCATTCGGACGAGGAGTTCACCCGGGTTGTGTGGCGGTTCAGCCCAGCCGCTGCGCCGACAGCCCGGGAGTTTGAGTTCCACCCGCGACAGGAAGTGACTGATCTGGAGGATGGCGGCTTACTGGTCAGCTTCGAAGCTAGCGGGCTGGTCGAGATGGCTTGGCATCTCGCGAAGTGGGGCAGGGAGGTTGAGGTGGTTGAGCCGGCGGCGTTGCGGGAGATGGCATTAGCACACCGGAATGCATCCGTTCGCGTGTTGCCATGA
- a CDS encoding tyrosine-type recombinase/integrase encodes MVNRLRLNDKTVREQIPEEDRAYQVFDTEIRGLSIRVMPSGERSFVMDYRFAGRQRRMAIGRWPEWSVTAARERARDLRRLIDEGTDPMEERDTLREAPRFNDMIERYLIEHASTLTPLSASDHKSFLTKLVAPHWGNKLVTEITPHDVTKLLNLIAEGRARPSKAKPNNRARKLQGRKPTPVRANRVGEVLRKMFNLAIQWGWRTDNPAAGFKKRVETARERFLSHDEIGRLAEVLDAAEDQRAAGIIRICMLTGSRVGEVRQAQFEQFNLELGIWSKPAATTKQRKIHRVPISADVAAIVRQRALVVPKGNPWLFPGDVPGQPVKEIRRFWVKVQREADLPDVRIHDLRHTFASLLVSGGASLEMIGKLLGHSQMQTTLRYAHLMDSPLRAGVDAVAGMFRPRPKIVHDADAEKEAKRA; translated from the coding sequence ATGGTCAACCGATTGCGATTAAATGATAAAACCGTGCGTGAGCAGATCCCTGAAGAAGATCGGGCCTATCAGGTCTTCGATACCGAGATACGGGGGCTGTCCATCCGCGTGATGCCCTCGGGCGAGCGGTCCTTCGTGATGGATTATCGCTTTGCGGGCCGCCAGCGCCGCATGGCGATCGGGCGTTGGCCTGAGTGGAGCGTCACTGCGGCCCGGGAGCGGGCCCGAGACCTGCGCCGTCTGATCGACGAGGGCACAGATCCGATGGAGGAACGCGACACGCTGCGTGAGGCGCCCCGCTTCAACGACATGATCGAGCGGTATTTGATCGAGCATGCCTCAACGCTGACGCCTTTGAGCGCGTCCGATCATAAATCCTTCCTGACCAAGCTCGTCGCACCGCATTGGGGCAACAAGCTGGTGACCGAGATCACGCCACATGATGTGACAAAGCTTTTGAACCTGATTGCAGAGGGCAGGGCGCGGCCATCGAAGGCGAAGCCCAACAATCGTGCGCGCAAGCTGCAGGGGCGCAAGCCCACGCCGGTGCGCGCCAACCGCGTTGGCGAAGTGCTGCGCAAGATGTTTAACCTTGCCATCCAGTGGGGCTGGCGCACGGACAATCCGGCCGCTGGGTTCAAGAAACGTGTCGAGACAGCACGTGAACGCTTCCTCTCCCACGACGAAATCGGCCGGCTGGCCGAGGTGTTGGATGCGGCCGAAGATCAGCGGGCCGCGGGCATCATCCGCATCTGCATGTTGACGGGGTCCCGCGTTGGGGAGGTGCGCCAGGCGCAGTTCGAGCAATTCAATCTAGAGCTTGGGATTTGGTCAAAGCCTGCAGCGACCACGAAGCAGCGCAAGATCCACCGGGTGCCGATCTCTGCGGATGTCGCGGCGATCGTGCGCCAGCGGGCGCTTGTAGTGCCCAAGGGCAATCCATGGCTCTTCCCCGGCGATGTGCCGGGCCAGCCCGTCAAGGAAATCCGCCGGTTTTGGGTAAAGGTGCAGCGCGAGGCAGATCTGCCGGATGTACGCATCCATGACCTGCGCCATACATTCGCTTCGCTCTTGGTCAGCGGCGGCGCCTCGTTGGAAATGATCGGCAAGCTTCTCGGCCACAGCCAGATGCAGACGACCCTGCGCTATGCTCATTTGATGGACTCGCCTTTGCGCGCCGGGGTCGATGCTGTGGCCGGCATGTTCCGGCCACGCCCGAAGATTGTGCATGACGCGGATGCCGAGAAAGAGGCAAAGCGGGCCTAA
- a CDS encoding helix-turn-helix domain-containing protein: protein MSGWISRLDLALELGVTVETLHRWEKIRFGPPCVRAGRKIYYRRDAVQEWLMLQEAPAPRRAGSRR from the coding sequence ATGAGCGGTTGGATCAGCCGCCTCGACCTCGCCCTTGAGCTCGGGGTCACCGTTGAAACCCTGCACCGCTGGGAGAAGATCCGCTTCGGCCCGCCCTGCGTGCGTGCCGGTCGCAAGATCTATTATCGCCGAGATGCCGTGCAGGAATGGCTGATGCTGCAGGAAGCCCCTGCACCGCGTCGTGCGGGGTCACGCCGATGA
- a CDS encoding VRR-NUC domain-containing protein — translation MKRRGTPEADLQRAVVTALRFALPKGSIIHHSANEVTEAGPRGAKRQAILVGMGVHTGFADLIVLCGGRVLFLELKSLKGRLSPAQEAFRDTVLAQGFGWALVRSLDDALSALADHGFTTRIASPSGRVAP, via the coding sequence ATGAAGCGACGCGGAACACCCGAGGCAGATCTGCAGCGCGCTGTCGTAACCGCGCTGCGCTTTGCCCTCCCCAAGGGCTCGATCATTCATCACAGCGCCAACGAGGTGACAGAGGCAGGCCCGCGCGGGGCTAAGCGCCAGGCGATCTTGGTAGGCATGGGCGTCCATACCGGCTTTGCCGACCTGATCGTCCTCTGCGGTGGCCGCGTGCTGTTCCTCGAGCTGAAATCCCTCAAGGGGCGGCTGAGCCCAGCGCAGGAGGCGTTCAGGGACACCGTGCTGGCCCAGGGGTTCGGCTGGGCGCTGGTACGATCGCTTGATGACGCTCTAAGCGCCTTGGCGGATCATGGATTTACGACGCGCATCGCCTCTCCATCTGGGAGGGTCGCACCATGA
- a CDS encoding helix-turn-helix domain-containing protein, translating into MSHAATNWAIQQRGLKPTTKIVLWHLCDRFNPDFGCFPSQEQLAHDCEISRSTLNDHLTLLESAGLIRRVQRLNPGTKRQMPTRYILAFEPGFTQDRAVPGPKTGHGFDATYTGEAEDSEITAISEDNSVDNPHLCPKSTHGAVSDFHPDPCPENADSRVRNPDSNLVREPVSKPAKEEEDAQAREIVDEEFFGSLLAALGFDPDRPLPGWWQGWPPREHVRRWQTDLGLTGAEILEAAEASRQDHPEPPDGPKGLDRVMQRAAQRKADTKSRGRSKARKSAKSETRPITDLPAFYAEMVNSDRYLPVSAISNSMRDAMLARGLVTVERLRDRGIR; encoded by the coding sequence ATGAGCCATGCTGCCACAAACTGGGCGATCCAACAGCGCGGGCTCAAGCCCACCACCAAAATCGTGCTTTGGCATCTCTGCGACCGGTTCAACCCGGACTTCGGCTGTTTTCCATCCCAGGAGCAGCTCGCCCATGATTGCGAGATCAGCCGATCAACGCTGAATGACCACCTGACGCTGCTCGAGAGTGCTGGGCTGATCCGCCGCGTACAGCGGCTGAATCCAGGCACCAAGCGACAGATGCCGACCCGCTACATCTTGGCCTTCGAGCCGGGCTTTACCCAAGATCGCGCGGTCCCGGGTCCGAAAACCGGACACGGCTTCGATGCGACCTACACAGGCGAAGCTGAGGATTCGGAAATCACAGCCATTTCTGAGGATAACTCTGTGGATAACCCGCACCTGTGTCCGAAATCCACACACGGAGCCGTGTCCGATTTTCACCCCGACCCGTGTCCGGAAAATGCCGATTCCCGTGTCCGAAATCCGGACAGTAACCTTGTAAGAGAACCAGTAAGTAAACCAGCAAAGGAGGAGGAGGACGCGCAAGCGCGCGAAATCGTCGATGAAGAGTTTTTCGGATCGCTGCTGGCGGCACTGGGCTTTGACCCTGACAGACCTCTCCCCGGCTGGTGGCAGGGCTGGCCGCCCCGGGAGCATGTTCGGCGCTGGCAAACGGACCTTGGCCTAACCGGCGCCGAGATCCTCGAGGCCGCAGAAGCGTCCCGCCAGGACCACCCCGAGCCGCCAGATGGGCCCAAGGGCCTGGATCGGGTGATGCAGCGCGCCGCCCAGCGCAAGGCGGATACAAAATCACGTGGTCGGAGCAAGGCGCGAAAGTCCGCGAAGTCCGAAACGCGGCCAATCACCGACTTGCCCGCATTCTACGCCGAGATGGTCAACTCCGATCGCTACCTGCCCGTCAGCGCGATCTCCAACTCCATGCGCGATGCCATGCTGGCCCGGGGCCTCGTGACGGTTGAGCGTCTGCGCGACCGAGGTATCCGATGA